The genomic interval ATATCGAACGTGACATCACTATCCGACTTGACCAATCTGGAATTTCTGGATCTTGGCTACAACAGCATAGCGAATGTGACATCGATATCCAACTTGACCAATCTAAGATGGCTGACTCTTGACGACAACAACATATCGGATATGACACCGATATCTAATTTGACCCGTCTGGTAGTGCTGCAACTTGACGACAACAGCATATCGAATGTGACACCGATATCTAACTTAATCAACCTGATAGATCTGGATCTTGCCAGCAACAGCATCTCAGACCTCGCGCCGCTGGTGGCAAACACGGGATTGGGTGAAGGAGATGAGGTTGATGTGAGCAACAACCCCTTGAGTGCCACATCAATCAACATACACATTCCAGCCCTTGAGAGCAGAGGCGTCGAGGTAGATTTTAGCGCATCGAAGCCCGCGATAAAAAACAAAGACCTGAGGATGCCCCTCCGGATGATAGAACCGTTGGGGATAAAAAAATGGAAGGTGGGCGATAATTTGAGAAAAGGTCGCTTGAATGATTTTTGATACCTCGGTTTTCGCACCACCGAGAAGACACTTGAGGTCGAAAAAAAGAAACGGCGATGGGTTGTAACACCCACCGCCGTTTCTT from Gemmatimonadota bacterium carries:
- a CDS encoding leucine-rich repeat domain-containing protein; protein product: DVTPISNLTNLEVLVLPSNSISDVTPLSNLTRLRTLDLSSNSISNVTSLSDLTNLEFLDLGYNSIANVTSISNLTNLRWLTLDDNNISDMTPISNLTRLVVLQLDDNSISNVTPISNLINLIDLDLASNSISDLAPLVANTGLGEGDEVDVSNNPLSATSINIHIPALESRGVEVDFSASKPAIKNKDLRMPLRMIEPLGIKKWKVGDNLRKGRLNDF